Proteins encoded together in one Chitinophaga lutea window:
- a CDS encoding SusC/RagA family TonB-linked outer membrane protein: MRCTRAAITLLLLICLQTNAASAQQKITLNLKRAPLKEIFGKLEAQTGLSFMWDERMLRKSTLQDVQVTNVSLPEVMDIVLRQQPLTYRIVNRMVVISEKISSITPGESILQEISGTIRDESGKGIPLATVRVKGTTAGTVSSPDGMFRLDVRTFPVVLQVSCQGYVYRELRVTGPGTLNVMLSRSLQQINEVVVTTGIFNRKKESFTGAVTTVTAEQLAAFGNRNLITSLRNIDPSFNIVESNTFGSNPNRMPEIQIRGNSSLPNVNELQDETRVGMNTPLIVLDGFESTLQKLLDINQNEVESITMLKDASATAIYGSRGANGVIVIKTRAPQAGKLRLSYRGDVNVEMPDLTAYDVLNAREKLDLEYKVGLYNNARAENDVVLKQYYNYLLSDVNRGIETDWLSKPVRTGVGQRHNLRMEGGDNAFRYSISAQVNDIQGVMKGSSRRTFNGTINLSYYYRNIRFTNSLLIGLGESAESPYGSFSDYVKMNPYWSPYDASGRVKRQLGNPGANIYQNRWGQLPVNPLYNATLNTFQKYKTTDITNNLSVEWRVLPDLLFRARLGLTKMNSDSDYFRPADHTAFASTENILRRGSYQYGVNKGFRYDASANLSYTRQIGDHALFAGLDYNIRESRTSGYSFLAEGFTNPNFDFISMALQYAQGGKPGGAESLTRSVGVTGSVNYTYDERYFMDLSLRSDGASQFGRLNRFAPFWSAGLGWNLHKENMFKNLAFVNRLKLRGSLGVTGSQNFNAYQALSTYRYYTDDRYYNWTGAYMLGLGNESLKWQQKMNYDLGLEADLFNRRLTLVADYYLETTNGLISSVNLPASSGFSSYIENIGKLENRGIEVKATAFIVRNMKKGLAWSISGALVHNVNRIVEISDALKAAQKSSENAAGAVPGYLYKEGYSTNTIWVVPSLGIDPSTGKELYLDRNGEPTYTWNSLDLRASGISEPAYFGNFSTLLRYKNFSMNLSFGYRFGGQLYNQTLIDKVENADYNYNVDARVYDSRWQKPGDNAAFKGLLVTARTNRTSRFVQDEKTLVMQNANLQYDVRSSFARKLRMQTLSFSANMADLFYLSTVRRERGTIYPFSRQVSLTVNAMF; this comes from the coding sequence TTGCGGTGTACGAGAGCCGCCATTACTCTTCTCCTGCTGATATGCCTTCAAACCAACGCCGCTTCTGCACAACAAAAGATCACGCTTAACCTGAAACGCGCGCCCCTGAAAGAAATATTCGGAAAACTGGAGGCGCAAACAGGCTTGTCGTTTATGTGGGACGAGCGCATGTTGCGAAAATCCACCCTGCAGGACGTACAGGTCACGAACGTTTCCCTGCCCGAAGTGATGGATATCGTACTGCGCCAGCAGCCGCTGACTTACCGCATTGTAAACAGAATGGTGGTGATCAGTGAAAAGATCTCTTCCATTACGCCCGGTGAAAGCATTTTGCAGGAAATATCCGGCACCATACGCGATGAATCGGGGAAGGGAATTCCACTTGCGACGGTACGGGTGAAGGGCACCACCGCCGGAACGGTATCATCACCTGATGGGATGTTCAGGCTGGATGTGAGGACTTTCCCCGTTGTGTTACAGGTCAGTTGCCAGGGGTATGTATACCGGGAATTAAGGGTAACGGGGCCGGGCACACTGAACGTGATGTTGAGCAGATCGCTACAGCAGATCAACGAAGTGGTGGTGACAACAGGTATCTTCAACCGTAAAAAAGAAAGCTTTACCGGCGCCGTGACCACCGTTACCGCCGAGCAGCTGGCCGCATTCGGCAACCGTAACCTGATCACGTCGCTCCGTAACATCGATCCCTCCTTTAATATCGTAGAGAGCAACACATTCGGCTCCAATCCCAACCGGATGCCGGAAATACAGATCCGCGGCAATTCCAGCCTGCCCAACGTGAACGAATTGCAGGATGAAACCCGCGTAGGCATGAACACGCCGTTGATCGTGCTGGATGGTTTTGAGTCGACGCTGCAAAAGCTGCTGGACATCAACCAGAACGAAGTGGAGTCCATCACCATGCTGAAAGACGCATCCGCCACCGCCATCTATGGATCCCGTGGCGCCAACGGCGTGATCGTGATCAAAACACGGGCGCCGCAGGCGGGAAAGCTGCGCCTCTCTTACCGGGGTGACGTGAATGTTGAAATGCCGGACCTTACGGCCTATGATGTGCTGAACGCCCGCGAAAAACTGGACCTGGAGTATAAGGTGGGCCTGTACAACAATGCCCGGGCGGAAAATGACGTGGTGCTCAAACAGTACTACAACTACCTGTTGAGCGACGTGAACCGGGGCATTGAAACAGACTGGCTTTCCAAACCGGTGCGTACCGGCGTGGGCCAGCGCCATAACCTCCGCATGGAAGGGGGCGACAATGCTTTCCGGTATTCGATCTCTGCACAGGTAAACGATATACAGGGCGTCATGAAAGGTTCTTCCCGCCGTACTTTCAACGGTACCATCAACCTGAGTTATTATTACCGCAATATCCGTTTTACCAACAGCCTGCTGATCGGGCTGGGAGAAAGTGCGGAATCGCCCTACGGCTCATTTTCCGACTATGTGAAGATGAACCCCTACTGGTCGCCGTACGATGCAAGCGGCCGTGTAAAGCGGCAACTGGGCAATCCCGGCGCCAACATCTACCAGAACCGCTGGGGCCAGCTGCCCGTCAACCCGCTATATAATGCTACGCTGAATACCTTTCAGAAATACAAAACGACAGACATTACCAATAACCTTTCCGTTGAATGGCGCGTACTGCCCGATCTCCTCTTCAGGGCAAGGCTGGGCCTTACCAAGATGAATTCGGATTCGGACTATTTCCGGCCGGCGGATCATACCGCGTTTGCCTCTACGGAGAATATTCTCCGCCGGGGCTCCTATCAGTATGGCGTAAACAAGGGGTTCCGCTACGACGCCAGCGCGAACCTCAGCTACACCCGGCAGATTGGCGACCACGCGCTGTTTGCGGGGCTTGACTACAATATCCGCGAAAGCCGGACTTCCGGGTACAGCTTCCTCGCCGAAGGGTTTACCAATCCCAATTTCGATTTCATTTCCATGGCGCTGCAATACGCACAGGGCGGCAAGCCGGGCGGGGCGGAGAGCCTCACCCGCTCCGTTGGCGTTACGGGCAGCGTAAACTATACCTACGACGAACGTTATTTCATGGACCTCTCCCTCCGCTCAGACGGCGCCTCGCAGTTCGGAAGGCTGAACCGCTTCGCCCCCTTCTGGTCTGCAGGCCTCGGCTGGAACCTGCATAAAGAAAATATGTTCAAAAACCTGGCGTTCGTCAACCGCCTGAAACTGCGCGGTTCCCTTGGGGTCACCGGTTCGCAGAATTTCAACGCCTACCAGGCCCTGTCTACCTACCGGTATTATACGGACGACCGTTATTACAACTGGACTGGCGCCTACATGCTGGGTCTTGGCAACGAGTCCCTGAAATGGCAGCAGAAAATGAACTACGACCTCGGGCTCGAAGCGGACCTCTTCAACCGCCGCCTGACGCTTGTTGCGGATTATTACCTGGAAACTACCAATGGCCTTATATCCTCTGTAAACCTTCCTGCATCCAGCGGCTTCTCCAGCTATATCGAGAATATCGGGAAACTGGAGAACCGCGGAATTGAGGTGAAGGCTACCGCATTTATTGTGCGCAATATGAAGAAAGGGCTCGCCTGGAGTATCAGCGGCGCCCTGGTGCACAACGTGAACAGAATTGTGGAGATCTCCGATGCGCTCAAGGCCGCGCAGAAAAGCAGCGAGAACGCGGCGGGCGCCGTGCCGGGTTACCTGTATAAGGAAGGATATTCCACCAATACCATCTGGGTAGTGCCTTCGCTGGGCATAGATCCGAGCACGGGCAAGGAATTGTACCTGGACAGGAACGGAGAACCCACCTATACCTGGAACTCGCTCGATCTGCGTGCCAGCGGTATCAGCGAGCCGGCGTACTTCGGCAACTTCAGCACCCTGTTGCGCTATAAGAACTTCTCCATGAATCTGTCTTTCGGATACCGCTTCGGCGGCCAGCTCTATAACCAGACGCTGATCGACAAAGTGGAGAATGCAGACTATAACTATAATGTAGACGCCCGTGTGTACGACAGCCGCTGGCAGAAACCCGGAGATAATGCGGCCTTCAAAGGGTTGCTGGTAACGGCCCGCACTAACCGCACCTCCCGTTTCGTGCAGGATGAGAAAACCCTTGTCATGCAGAACGCCAACCTCCAGTACGACGTAAGAAGTTCGTTCGCCCGAAAGCTGAGAATGCAGACGTTGTCTTTCTCCGCAAATATGGCCGATCTCTTTTACCTGTCTACCGTACGACGCGAAAGGGGCACCATCTATCCTTTTTCCCGGCAGGTTTCCCTGACCGTAAACGCAATGTTCTAA